Within the Takifugu rubripes chromosome 8, fTakRub1.2, whole genome shotgun sequence genome, the region GTCTTGaccctgctccaggttctgaccctgctccaggttctgaccctgctgcaggttctgaccctgctccaggttctgactctgctgcaggttctgaccctgctgcaggttctgactctgctccaggttctgaccctgctgcaggttctgactctgctccaggttctgaccctgctccaggttctgactctgctccaggttctgactctgctgcaggttctgaccctgctgcaggttctgactctgctccaggttctgaccctgctgcaggttctgactctgctccaggttctgaccctgctgcaggttatgaccctgctgcaggttctgaccctgctccaggttctgaccctgctgcaggttctgaccctgctccaggttctgactctgctgcaggttatgaccctgctgcaggttctgaccctgctccaggttctgaccctgctccaggttctgaccctgctgcaggttctgaccctgctccaggttctgaccctgctgcAGGTTATGaccctgctccaggttctgaccctgctgcaggttctgaccctgctccaggttctgaccctgctgcaggttctgaccctgctgcaggttctgactctgctccaggttctgaccctgctgcaggttctgaccctgctccaggttctgaccctgctgcaggttctgaccctgctgcaggttctgaccccaccagtctcacacacgcatTCACTGAACCTTTCTTTGTTGGaaaataaaatctgatttttttttacatctttgtcCGACTCTTTTCTTGCTCAACTAGAATCAAACATTGCGGTAGAAATCCCAGACGTGCGATCGCCATGACGACCCCGCTTGGCCATCACGGATCATATGAGTCTGGTTTGTGCCTTGACCTCCGTCGAACCCCTGAGACCGACTCACCAAACCCCTGGGGTTTGATGGAACCCAGGATCAGAACCACTGATCGGGCAGGATGTTCCAGGTTTTTAATCATATTTCAATTCTTTTTCATAAATTTAAAAGGGAATTTAAAGCGTTACATGTTAATCTGACATTCGAGGGTGACGCAATACGCTATAATgctgggccgctcacagcgccccaacacgccccgaccaccccaacacgccccgaccaccccaacacgccccaACAACCCCAACACGCCCCAaccaccccaacacgccccaacacaccccgaccaccccaacacaccctgaccaccccaacacaccccaacacgccccgaccaccctaacacgccccaacacaccccgaccaccccaacacaccctgaccaccccaacacaccccaacacgccccgaccaccctaacacgccccaacacaccccgaccaccccaacacaccccaacacgccccgaccaccctaacccaccctaaccaccccaaccaccccaaccaccccaacacaccccaacacgccccgaccaccctaacacaccccaaccaccccaaccaccccaacacaccccaacacgccccgaccaccctaacacgccccaacacaccccgaccaccccaacacacccccaacacgccccgaccaccctaacccaccccaaccacccctaccaccccaaccacccccaacacaccccaacacaccctgaccaccccaacacaccccaacacaccccaaccACCCTAACACGCCCCAACCACCCTAACACACCCTaacacgccccgaccaccctAACACACCCTaacacgccccgaccaccctAACACGCCCcaaccaccccaacacaccctgaccaccccaacacaccccaacacgccccgaccaccctAACACACCCTaacacgccccgaccaccctAACACACCCTaacacgccccgaccacccCTAACACgccccaacacaccccgaccaccccaacacgccccaacacaccccgaccaccccaacacacccttaccaccccaacacgccccaacacaccccgacccacccccaacacgccccgaccaccccaacacacccttaccaccccaacacgccccgaccaccctaacacaccccgaccaccccaacacacccttaccaccccaacacgccccaACCACCCCTaccaccccaacacgccccaacacaccccgaccacccccaacacaccctgaccaccccaacacaccccaacacgccccgaccaccctaacacgcccccaacacaccccgaccaccccaacacaccccaacacgccccgaccaccctaacccaccctaaccaccccaaccaccccaaccaccccaacacaccccaacacgccccgaccaccctaacacaccccaaccaccccaaccaccccaacacaccccaacacgccccgaccaccctaacacgccccaacacaccccgaccaccccaacacaccccaacacgccccgaccaccctaacccaccccaaccacccctaccaccccaaccaccccaacacaccccaacacaccctgaccaccccaacacaccccaacacaccccaaccACCCTAACACGCCCCAACCACCCTAACACACCCTaacacgccccgaccaccctAACACACCCTaacacgccccgaccaccctAACACGCCCcaaccaccccaacacaccccaacacgccccgaccaccctAACACACCCTaacacgccccgaccaccctaacacaccccaacacgccccgaccaccctaacacgccccaacacaccccgaccaccccaacacgccccaacacaccccgaccaccccaacacacccttaccaccccaacacgccccgaccaccctaacccaccccaaccacccctaccaccccaaccaccccaacacaccccaacacaccctgaccaccccaacacaccccaacacaccccaaccACCCTAACACGCCCCAACCACCCTAACACACCCTaacacgccccgaccaccctaacacaccccaacacaccccgaccaccccaacacacccttaCCACCCTAACACgccccaacacaccccgaccaccccaacacgccccaacacaccccgaccaccccaacacacccttaccaccccaacacgccccaacacaccccgacccaCCCCAACACGGCCccccgaccaccccaacacacccttaccaccccaacacgccccgaccaccctaacacaccccgaccaccccaacacacccttaccaccccaacacgccccaacacaccccgaccaccccaacacgccccgaccaccccaacacacccttaccaccccaacacgccccgaccaccctaacacaccccgaccaccccaacacacccttaccaccccaacacaccccgaccaccccaacacgcccttaccaccccaacacaccccgaccaccccaacacacccttaccaccccaacacaccccaaccacccctaccaccccaacacgccccgaccaccctaacacatccgaccaccccaacacaccccaaccaccccaaccacccctaccaccccaacacaccccaacacaccccgaccaccctaacacaccccaaccacccctgccaccccaacacgcccctaccaccccaacacgccccgaccaccccaacacaccccaacacaccccgaccaccccaacacaccccaacacacccttaccaccccaacacacccttaccaccccaacacacccttaccaccccaacacaccccaaccacccctaccaccccaacacacccctaccaccccaacacgcccgaccaccccaacacaccccaacacaccccgaccaccccaacacaccccgaccaccccaaccaccccaacacgcccttaccaccccaacacgcccttaccaccccaacacacccttaccaccccaacacaccccaaccacccctaccaccccaacacgcccctaccaccccaacacgccccgaccaccccaacacaccccaacacaccccgaccaccccaacacaccccaacacaccccgaccaccccaacacaccccgaccaccccaacacaccccgaccaccccaaccaccccaacatgccccaacacaccccgaccaccccaacacaccccgaccaccccgACCACCCCGAccaccccgaccaccccaacacaccccgaccaccccaacacaccccgaccacccgTCTGTTTCACAGCAGTCTTTGTGCTGTAATAACAAGAAGTGGCCGATGAAGATGGAGGTGTTGTAccgtgtgagtgtgagagctGTATGGTCGTTTGCTGGTTGCGCTGGTCATACTGGTGACGCTGGGCCTCAGGGTTTACCTTTCTAAAAACAttaatgtttctgtgttttataAAACTGACAAATGATATAAATATATGACGTAAACCGATTGATTTTCTCCTGATTCTGATTTCTCCTGTTCTTCAGGAATGTGACCTGTTTGCTTGACAAAtgctctgtttcaacttttGCTGTTGTCATTTGCAGAGATTTAGTTTTTTTCttgagaacaaaaacaagaaatttACTTTAATGTTTTTGCGCCGTCTTATTTGTACGTTCCAGaaataattattcatttaaaaataccAGAAAGACAAAATCAGTCCCCACCTGAGAGTCCAAAATAAGAGAACAAAGGCTCTGAAGATGTGAGAATACAGCACGAGTATCTGTGGAGCTGAAATAGAACAAAGCCTCGGTGTACCGTGGCGGCTGGAACCCACATCAGTGACCTCCAGCCTCGGTCCTGCAGCgggaccacagaagaagagctgggACGTCTGAGAACTGCTTCATCAGCAGGAAACTGGGGCGATCATGACAAGAGCAGCCTGACAGTGCAGTATTATTATTGTGGAGTACTACTGTAATACTGTGCAGTATTATTATTGTGGAGTATTATTACTGTGGagtattattataataatactGTGGAGTATTATTACTGTGGAGTACTATTGTAATACTGTGCAGTATTATTATTGTGCAGTATTATTACTGTGGAGTATTATTACTGTGGagtattattataataatactGTGGAGTATTATTACTGTGGAGTACTATTGTAATATTGTGCAGTATTATTATTGTGCAGTATTATTACAGTGCAGTATTATTATGGTGGAGTACTACTGTAATACTGTGCAGTATTATTATTGTGCAGTATTATTACTGTGGAGTATTATTACTGTGGAGTATTAGTATAATTATACGGTGGAGTATTATTACTGTGCAGTATTATTACTGTGCAGTACTATTACTGTGCAGTATTATTACTGTGCAGTACTCCCCTTTGGTCTGTGCATACTTGTCACCCTATTTTTCTTTGTTCCGTTACCATTAGCAACAACACTGATGGAAATGTTTATTTGTTACTGATGTGTTGGaagtttttaatcatttccctataaaaggaaatgacatcatttctATTCTGAAGCCATTTTGAAGTTATTCTAATCTCAGCTTTCAGAAACGAgactaaataaatgtgtttgtctCCTTGAGGCCACCGTAGCATCcaagctgcagccccccccccccccccagttcagCCCAGGACTGAGgctcgctcactcgctcactcccTCGCTCACTccctcgctcactcactcactcactccctcgctcactcactcactcactcactcactcactcactcactccctcactcgctccctcgctcactcactcactcactcactccctcactcgcTCACTCTTATATTGGAGGGTCACTCTGTCACTCTCCAtcacttcttctcctcttctttggaCAAATGGATGATCTGCTTTTTCATCTTCTTcgtctcctccatcctcttcctcaggttTCCTGCTGTGGTACAATGTTGGTGACAGGATGAGTCGATGCTAGAGACGATCAGAAagttgtgcgcgtgtgtgtgtgtgtgtgtgcgtgtgtgtgtgtgtgtgtaggtcagaCTTATCCAAGGTacttttctttgtcaactggaccgTTTGTCTTCTCTTTGAAAATTTTTCGCCTTCttctatgtttgtgtgtgttttgcttcaAACATTCCACTCGTTAACTTCCGCCATTGTCACCACAGTGAGCGGTGACTTTGCTGGAAcgtacgcgcgcacacacacacacagacacacacacacacacacacacactctgaggaTGCAGGTCTCTATAGCCTGTAACATTGGCGCAGGAGGTGGCAGCGGCATCACTGCGAGtgaacacctgcagaaggaACGGCGGGTGGCGTTGAGCATGACCGCTGCCCTGGTTGGTCAGTCAAAGGTCAGGGCGGAGCCTTCAAAGAGGACCGTGCTGCAAGGCCACGCCCACATGAAGGAGGCCCTTGGCTGTCATGGCAACATGAAGTACAGGTGAGAGGAAGCACGAGATGGTCAAATGACCAGAAAGCATCGGAAAATTCATGTTGTGAttgatctgtgtgtgcgtgcgtgcgtgtgtgtgttcatgtgtgtgtgtgtgcgtgtgtgttcatgtgtgtgtgtgttcgtgtgtgtgcgtgtgcgtgcgtgttcgtgtgtgcatgtgagggtGCGTGTTTGAGACTGACGTGATGGCCGACCCCCCTCAGGGTCAGGCTCAGAGGTTCTGATTGGATCACATCActggatgacctcatctctCAGCGCCATGACAACAGTGTGCCCTAAATCCCTCCCTGGCCTCCAACTAATCATTCAGATTTGTTGTAAGAATCAATTATGAATCAATGTTcctggggggggctgtgggagtctattgggaactgggctgagaagaggagggttctcggttcaagacGTGGTGCAGACAGAACAGGGCGGTGTCGCAACAGGTCCcggtgaccctgaaagggatgaaGTGGtcaaggaaaggaaaggaaatatCTGAACTGCCTCAGGAAGATGCAGTTTTGATCAAAAGTCTTCACTCCATTTATTTACCTTCTGTAGGAATCTTGGGAAATCTGGACTGAGAGTATCCTGCCTGGGACTgggtgagaacacacacacacacacacacacacacacacacacactctcactggctcacacacgcaaacacacacaaattagTATTGTTCTTTTATTGTCTTTCCAGGAACATGGGTGACATTTGGTTCTCAAATCTCGGatgaggtagagagagagagagagaaatattgAAAAAATATTCCATTTTCAAGCAATGGtcaccacctgtgtgtgtgtgtgtgtgtgtgtgtgtgtgtgtgtgtagatggcAGAGAGTGTGGTGACAGTGGCGTACGACAATGGAGTGAACTTGTTTGACACAGCAGAAGTTTACGCCTCAGGAAGGTACAGTAAAATCAGTTTAATCTACATGGGCGTGGTGGAGAGTGGGCGTGGCAGTGAGTGGTGGAGTGGGCGTGGCATCGAGTGGTGGAGTGGGCGTGGCATCGAACGATGGAGTGGACGTGGTATCGAATGGTGGAGTGGGCGTGGCATCGAGCGGTTGAGTGGGCGTGACAGTGAGGTGGAGTGGGCGTGGCATCGAGCGATGGAGTGGGCGTGGCATCGAGTGGTGGAGTGTGCGCGGCAGTGAGTGGCGGAGTGGGCGTGGCATCGAATGGTGGAGTGGGCGTGGCAGTGCGTGGTGACATCGATTGGTGGAGTGGGCGTGACAGTCGCTGTGTCTGACTCCACCCACTCGTTCCCTGGTCACtcctcactacatgggggacatggattaagtgaactacgtagctcactcaatttaaagttagtattcggacaacggtgtcatttacggcgcacgtaaagtgacatcatggtgtcgcataataattacgaaccggtcgccgggaaaagaggccaggtccatttaattattttaacccatcagaaatacattcagcggtcattttatgaagatgcaatattttaccctataattaactttatataatcaaatgaaatattaatgtcaataataatacagtaataattacttattacctaaaataattagtgtcccttgacattttcaagccaagacgtgatggaacATTCTCTAGTCACATTCCgttgtagtgaaaacatttaataaagcaatttttcatcaaaaaatggatccagagctacttttcatctttgtaaatattcttttactgagattctgtcgcctggtgaggaacagacgattccgaagaacaattttaagtgaggggggatcagtgaagattgattgattgattttttttacatttatgttgtaatattttaagatgatcatattgtacccctactgaaaaaaattgTAAACTACACCTTGATTTCTTATTTCCCAAAAaattcatatatcaaaccgcagtggaaattcactcactcactcattttctaccgcttgttcctccactgagggtcgcggggggactggagcctatcccagcgcaatgggcggaggcagggtacaccctggactggacgccagtcaatcgcagggctaacacatatagacacacaaccattcactctcacactcacacctatgggcaatttagagtttccaattagcctaatccccaatcatgcatgtctttggactgtgggaggaagccagagtacccggagagaacccacgcaggcacagggagaacatgcaaactccacacagaaagaccccaatcaatcccaaccggggatcgaacccggggccttcttgctgtgaggcaacagtgctaaccaccacaccaccgtgccgcccgcagtggaaattacgttaaaaaaaatgtatcccgGGATACATTTCCGAGTCAGGGTGCATcagttgtacactacttttcgcagtgcattgtgggatacactgagtactacatagggtacagcgatgctcactaagaatttGGACACTataaatggcgtccacactactGAGGgtactatgtagggtatagggggtggtttagGACACAGCAAGTGAGTGGTGGAGTGGGCGTGACAGTGAGTggtggagtgggcggggccaataATAATGAAACCGTCACAAATGTACTTAAAACTCCTGTTTCTCCTGCTGTGTTCAGGGCAGAGAGCACTCTGGGAAACATTCTGAAGAAGAAAGGATGGAGGTAAACATCTCCTCCACAACGTTCTCTCCTGAACAAATCCTTTCAGGACTTTTGAGATGGAAACATCTAATAAAACAACTGCAATCCAAAGTCCTCCCTGTAATGAATTGCTAAGTGAGGCATCAGAGGACGTACAGGTCAGCATTCATCTCCTGTCTCCCTTCACACCAGGAGGTCCAGCTATGTGGTGACGACCAAGATCTACTGGGGAGGACAGTGAGTGATCGTCACACCAGCTGCATCAATCTCTGTTAATTTATTATGAAGACTTCAGggtgaagtgtgtgtttacagggcAGAGACAGAGCATGGATTATCACGGAAGCACATCACTGAGGgtaaatgttttggtttttaaactTGTCTTTAGTTTTAGCAGGATTATTTTCacaggggtgggcatcgagggccggatccaagccagactttctgtcctacaggtcaacaccttcacctggggcTCCATTtcccttggtgaaagcatttcctgcttggtaggatgcaaatcggATTGGATTCGaccctcaaggactggatttgacctcctctggtgggcaagtccaatccatgaaggcctgaatccagccaggttttgcatcctaccagggagaaaccgctttcaccaagggaAATGGAgccccaggtgaaggtgtttacctgtaggacagaaagtctggcttggatccggccctcgaggactggatttgcccacccctgctgaATCTAGAGGTTGTGAGGACCATCAGCCACCAGTGGAAGGCGACAAGGCTTCAGGAGGCTCAAGACtggattaaaacacacacacacacacacacacacacacacacacacacactgtgctaTGATCAGTTGTCCTGCTAACATCTCTGCTGACTTAAATCACCAGATAAGATGCTAAAAGCTAAATTTAGAATCTAATAAAACAGCTGCTCACAAACATCAAAGACTGTGGGATCTGGGTCAACATCTGGACTACAAGTCATGAAGGGACCTGTGATGGTCAACCTGATGTGTCTGCAGTTCTATCAGAAGTCAAagagtcgtgtgtgtgtgtgtgtgcgtgtgcgtgtgtgtgtgtcataggACTTCGTGGATCTCTCTCCAGATTACAGCTTGATTATGTCGACATTGTCTTCACCAATAGGAGTGACGTCAATGCGCCAATGGAGGGtgagacacacgcacgcacgcacgcacacacacacacacacacgcacgcacgctctgcacttcctgtctgtgtgttccCAGAGGTGGTCCGGGCCATGACCTGTGTGATTGATGAGGGCTTGGCGATGTACTGGGGAACCTCCCGTTGGAAGGCTGCAGAGATCATGGTTGGTGAAACACAGAGCTCCAGGAGGAGAACCTCAGGAAAACCTCAGGAGAACCTCAGGAGAACCTCAGTCTTcggtctgtctgtgtctcaggAGGCGTACTCTGTCGCACGGCACTTCAATCTGGTTCCTCCGGTGTGTGAACAGGCCGAGTACCATTACTTCCAACGGGACAAAGTGGAACTTCACCTTCCAGAGCTGTACTACaaaataggtacaaacacacacctctaccacaggataggtacaaacacacacctctaccacaggataggtacaaacacacacctctgccacaggttaggtacaaacacacacctctgccacaggttaggtacaaacacacacctctaccacaggataggtacaaacacacacctctgccacaggttaggtacaaacacacacctctaccacaggttaggtacaaacacacacctctaccacaggttaggtacaaacacacacctctaccacaggttaggtacaaacacacacctctaccacaggataggtacaaacacacacctctaccacaggttaggtacaaacacacctcTACAACaaaataggtacaaacacacacctctaccacaggttaggtacaaacacacctctaccacaaaataggtacaaacacacacctctaccacaggttaggtacaaacacacacctctaccacaggttaggtacaaacacacacctctaccacaggttaggtacaaacacacacctctaccacaggataggtacaaacacacacctctaccacaggttaggtacaaacacacctcTACAACaaaataggtacaaacacacacctctaccacaggttaggtacaaacacacctctaccacaaaataggtacaaacacacacctgtaccaCAGggtaggtacaaacacacacctctaccacaggttaggtacaaacacacacctctaccacaggatagatacaaacacacacctctaccacaggataggtacaaacacacacctctaccacaggataggtacaaacacacacctctgccacaggttaggtacaaacacacacctctaccacaggttaggtacaaacacacacctctaccacaggttaggtacaaacacacacctctaccacaggttaggtacaaacacacacctctaccacaggataggtacaaacacacacctctaccacaggataggtacaaacacacacctctaccacaggataggtacaa harbors:
- the LOC101079105 gene encoding voltage-gated potassium channel subunit beta-2-like isoform X4, which translates into the protein MFVCVLLQTFHSLTSAIVTTVSGDFAGTYARTHTHRHTHTHTHTLRMQVSIACNIGAGGGSGITASEHLQKERRVALSMTAALVGQSKVRAEPSKRTVLQGHAHMKEALGCHGNMKYRNLGKSGLRVSCLGLGTWVTFGSQISDEMAESVVTVAYDNGVNLFDTAEVYASGRAESTLGNILKKKGWRRSSYVVTTKIYWGGQAETEHGLSRKHITEGLRGSLSRLQLDYVDIVFTNRSDVNAPMEEVVRAMTCVIDEGLAMYWGTSRWKAAEIMEAYSVARHFNLVPPVCEQAEYHYFQRDKVELHLPELYYKIDVSSVQGTLHCYPSGVGAMTWSPLASGLLTGKYHKGVPDSSRAAMKVHTHTRTHKHKHTHTNMCMCVFQGYSWLKERLHSDEGKQQLSKVKELHLLAERLKCTAPQLAIAWCLRSEGVSSVLLGVSNKEQLMENLGSIGVLTQLTPPLIAEMDALLGNKPRGHKKATRS
- the LOC101079105 gene encoding voltage-gated potassium channel subunit beta-2-like isoform X5 translates to MFVCVLLQTFHSLTSAIVTTVSGDFAGTYARTHTHRHTHTHTHTLRMQVSIACNIGAGGGSGITASEHLQKERRVALSMTAALVGQSKVRAEPSKRTVLQGHAHMKEALGCHGNMKYRNLGKSGLRVSCLGLGTWVTFGSQISDEMAESVVTVAYDNGVNLFDTAEVYASGRAESTLGNILKKKGWRRSSYVVTTKIYWGGQAETEHGLSRKHITEGLRGSLSRLQLDYVDIVFTNRSDVNAPMEGETHARTHAHTHTHTHARSALPVCVFPEVVRAMTCVIDEGLAMYWGTSRWKAAEIMEAYSVARHFNLVPPVCEQAEYHYFQRDKVELHLPELYYKIGVGAMTWSPLASGLLTGKYHKGVPDSSRAAMKGYSWLKERLHSDEGKQQLSKVKELHLLAERLKCTAPQLAIAWCLRSEGVSSVLLGVSNKEQLMENLGSIGVLTQLTPPLIAEMDALLGNKPRGHKKATRS
- the LOC101079105 gene encoding voltage-gated potassium channel subunit beta-2-like isoform X3, whose protein sequence is MFVCVLLQTFHSLTSAIVTTVSGDFAGTYARTHTHRHTHTHTHTLRMQVSIACNIGAGGGSGITASEHLQKERRVALSMTAALVGQSKVRAEPSKRTVLQGHAHMKEALGCHGNMKYRNLGKSGLRVSCLGLGTWVTFGSQISDEMAESVVTVAYDNGVNLFDTAEVYASGRAESTLGNILKKKGWRRSSYVVTTKIYWGGQAETEHGLSRKHITEGLRGSLSRLQLDYVDIVFTNRSDVNAPMEGETHARTHAHTHTHTHARSALPVCVFPEVVRAMTCVIDEGLAMYWGTSRWKAAEIMEAYSVARHFNLVPPVCEQAEYHYFQRDKVELHLPELYYKIDVSSVQGTLHCYPSGVGAMTWSPLASGLLTGKYHKGVPDSSRAAMKGYSWLKERLHSDEGKQQLSKVKELHLLAERLKCTAPQLAIAWCLRSEGVSSVLLGVSNKEQLMENLGSIGVLTQLTPPLIAEMDALLGNKPRGHKKATRS
- the LOC101079105 gene encoding voltage-gated potassium channel subunit beta-2-like isoform X2, which codes for MFVCVLLQTFHSLTSAIVTTVSGDFAGTYARTHTHRHTHTHTHTLRMQVSIACNIGAGGGSGITASEHLQKERRVALSMTAALVGQSKVRAEPSKRTVLQGHAHMKEALGCHGNMKYRNLGKSGLRVSCLGLGTWVTFGSQISDEMAESVVTVAYDNGVNLFDTAEVYASGRAESTLGNILKKKGWRRSSYVVTTKIYWGGQAETEHGLSRKHITEGLRGSLSRLQLDYVDIVFTNRSDVNAPMEGETHARTHAHTHTHTHARSALPVCVFPEVVRAMTCVIDEGLAMYWGTSRWKAAEIMEAYSVARHFNLVPPVCEQAEYHYFQRDKVELHLPELYYKIGVGAMTWSPLASGLLTGKYHKGVPDSSRAAMKVHTHTRTHKHKHTHTNMCMCVFQGYSWLKERLHSDEGKQQLSKVKELHLLAERLKCTAPQLAIAWCLRSEGVSSVLLGVSNKEQLMENLGSIGVLTQLTPPLIAEMDALLGNKPRGHKKATRS
- the LOC101079105 gene encoding voltage-gated potassium channel subunit beta-2-like isoform X1; amino-acid sequence: MFVCVLLQTFHSLTSAIVTTVSGDFAGTYARTHTHRHTHTHTHTLRMQVSIACNIGAGGGSGITASEHLQKERRVALSMTAALVGQSKVRAEPSKRTVLQGHAHMKEALGCHGNMKYRNLGKSGLRVSCLGLGTWVTFGSQISDEMAESVVTVAYDNGVNLFDTAEVYASGRAESTLGNILKKKGWRRSSYVVTTKIYWGGQAETEHGLSRKHITEGLRGSLSRLQLDYVDIVFTNRSDVNAPMEGETHARTHAHTHTHTHARSALPVCVFPEVVRAMTCVIDEGLAMYWGTSRWKAAEIMEAYSVARHFNLVPPVCEQAEYHYFQRDKVELHLPELYYKIDVSSVQGTLHCYPSGVGAMTWSPLASGLLTGKYHKGVPDSSRAAMKVHTHTRTHKHKHTHTNMCMCVFQGYSWLKERLHSDEGKQQLSKVKELHLLAERLKCTAPQLAIAWCLRSEGVSSVLLGVSNKEQLMENLGSIGVLTQLTPPLIAEMDALLGNKPRGHKKATRS
- the LOC101079105 gene encoding voltage-gated potassium channel subunit beta-2-like isoform X6; this translates as MFVCVLLQTFHSLTSAIVTTVSGDFAGTYARTHTHRHTHTHTHTLRMQVSIACNIGAGGGSGITASEHLQKERRVALSMTAALVGQSKVRAEPSKRTVLQGHAHMKEALGCHGNMKYRNLGKSGLRVSCLGLGTWVTFGSQISDEMAESVVTVAYDNGVNLFDTAEVYASGRAESTLGNILKKKGWRRSSYVVTTKIYWGGQAETEHGLSRKHITEGLRGSLSRLQLDYVDIVFTNRSDVNAPMEEVVRAMTCVIDEGLAMYWGTSRWKAAEIMEAYSVARHFNLVPPVCEQAEYHYFQRDKVELHLPELYYKIGVGAMTWSPLASGLLTGKYHKGVPDSSRAAMKGYSWLKERLHSDEGKQQLSKVKELHLLAERLKCTAPQLAIAWCLRSEGVSSVLLGVSNKEQLMENLGSIGVLTQLTPPLIAEMDALLGNKPRGHKKATRS